The Numida meleagris isolate 19003 breed g44 Domestic line unplaced genomic scaffold, NumMel1.0 unplaced_Scaffold261, whole genome shotgun sequence DNA window TTAGGGGGTCCCAGGTCGAACCCCATACAATGTGGGTCCAACACCGACCATCGCAGTCCATCTGGGTCACGTTCCTGCTGGTTGTGTCTGTATGAGAGCtgggtgtctccaaggacaAAGACCCACCACATCCCTAGGCCTGTCCTTGATGGCACAGAGGGACCTCCCTGTTCCACCTGCAACCCAGTTCCATCATCAACCAGCGCAGTTCTGCATGGTCCGTGTTCCTCACAGCTCCTCCCAGTAAAGCTTGAGGACCTCCAAAGATGTAGATGCACCACATCCTCGGGTCCTTTccaccacagcagcagggagtggGAACTTTGCAGAGTTTCTGCTCCAAACCCAAATCAGGTCCAGCCCCAGTCCACACATCCCATTTAGGCCGTGCCCCTCGTGGCCATCTCCAGATGAGAGACCATTCTGAAAGGGCACCGCATGGCTTGGCTGGTTGTTGGGTTGATCAGAAGGCTAATTAGGGAGTTCGAGGAGGGTAATTAAGGATCCCCATGGTGACATCCATCTCTGTCCCACCACAGGCACCGTGGAGACCCCTGAGGTGGACACCCCTGACAGCCTGATGACATCTCCACTGCCACCACCATCCCCGGAGCTGGACTGGCCctgggggctgccccccacATCCCCTCCAAGCGCTCGGAAGCCCTACAAGTGCACGGAGTGCGGCAAGGCTTTTGGGCAGAGCTCGCACCTGATGCGGCACCTGGGCACCCACACGGGCGAGAAGCCCTACAAGTGCGGTGCCTGCACCAAGAGCTTCACCCAGAACTccaacctgctccagcaccagcgCACCCACACTGGTGAGAAACCCTACGAGTGCAGCGCCTGCGGCAAACGCTTCGGCTGGAGCTCCAACCTCAGCCAGCACCGCCGCCTCCACAGCGGCCAGAAGCCCTTCCAGTGCACCCAGTGCGACAAACGCTTCAGCGAGAGCTCCCGCCTGGTGGAGCACCAGCGCACCCACACTGGTGAGAAGCCCTACCTCTGCCCCGACTGCCCCAAAACCTTCAGCCGCAGTTCCCACCTTGTCCGTCACCGCCGCCTCCACGCTGCTGAGCAGGGACCCAGCCCGGCCCTGGCCGTGCGGCAGGGGCTCTGAGGGGCTCGCCAGGCTGATGGGAGGAGGCAACGATTTTTCTGTGGCACGTGGTTTGCCCTCTTGGTGCCCATCATCAACAGAGAGATTGGTGGAAGATCCATGATGTGACCTACGGTTGCTGCAGCCCTTCTCTGGTGGCCCCTGCGGGCAGGGTTTGGCCCTGTGGGCGTTTGTCATCAACACAAAGATTTCAGGAAGATCTGTGATGTGGCCACGGGGTCTTAGAGCTCCTCCGTGGTGGCTACAGGGATGTGGTCAGGACCTGCTGGGCACTGCATCAACACAAAGACTTAGGGAGGACCTGTGATGTGGCCAGCGGCTCCTGTGGCTTTTCTGTGGTGGCCTTGTGGACATGGTGTGATTCCATCAACACCTGTTGTTGTGGGGAACCCATGTGGGCAAAAAGCCACAAGGCTGTGGACAGGACTGGCCACAAAGTCTCCCGTGATGTGGTCAGTGGCTACGCAGCCCTTCTGTGGTGGCCATGGGATGTGGACAGGCCCTTTTGGTGGGCATCCTCAACACAAAGACTTGAGAAGGGCCAATGGAAACATGAGTTGGCTCCGCTGGTGCCCCCATTGGCTCTTGCAGAAGCCACGTGGGCCACTGGAGGTGGCACTGAGGCTAAGCATGGACACAGAGCCTTGGGGAGGACCTGTGATGTGGCCCATGGCTACTGCAGCCCTCTTGTGGTGGCCGTGTGCCCGTGATCCAGCTCCACTGACACCCATCATCTGCTGGGTGAGAGCCTCACGGGCAAGCAGTGGGGTAGGAGGggatttttaaggaaaaaagttgCATTAATGGCACTAAATGAGTCCTTAAAACCTGCGTGTTGATTTTCACCACCCGCCAGCGCCCCAGAGCACATTTAACCACCCCCACGGCCATAGTTCAGAGGGAAGGAAACCCCATTATTGAGAAACACATCCTGGGTGGGAGGGGACAGGTGGGATGGACCTCATCTCTctccatctgtccatccaggGCATCCAATCCATGACAGGAGTCAAAGTCCTCCAGGTTTCACCCCATGGTGCTCAAAGAGCCAGTTTGGGGGTGACAGCAACCCTGGGGGGGCACCCTTATGCCACGTGAGAGTGACTGACACCCACGCCCTTGGTGTCTGGTGGAGGTGGCCCCGGTGGCGGCCCTGGCGGTGGCACGGGGTGGGTTGCAGCTGCGTGCCGCTCGAGGAGGGTGCGGTGGGAGAAGCCCTTGGTGCAGAAGCGGCACTGGAAGCGCTCGGCGCGGTGGGTGCGCATGTGGACGTTGAGGGAGCTCTTCTGGGTGAAGCGTTTGCAGCAGACGCTGCACTGGAAGGCGCGGACGCCCGTGTGGGTCACCATGTGCTTCAGCAGGTAGTCACGGAGTGAGAAGGAGCGCCAGCAGATGGAACACTGGTGGGGCTTCTCGCCTGCAGAGAGACAGACAGGTCAATGTGGAGCACCATGGACCAGTTGTGGGTCAATGTGAAGCACCACGGATCAGTTCCAGGCCAACACGGAGCAGCACGGGTCAACATGGAGCTGCGTAGGTTGACAGCAGGTCATTGTGGGCCAACACAGGTCAACGTGAGTCTTATGTGGGCCAACACTGGTCAAAAGAGAGCAATGCTGTCAATATGGGTCTGCAGAAGTGGCAGGTCTCACAGATCAGCATAGGTCAACACACATCAACGTGCATCAACACAGGTCTTTGTAGGTCAACACAAAACAAATCCGCACATGTCAACGTAGACCAGCATGGGTCAACATAGAGTGACATGAGTCAACAAGGGTCAACGTGGTCAAAAAATCAAGCCTGGAGCAATATGGGACAACCCAGAGACACGAGGGTCAACATAGATCAGTGGGTTGCAGTAACACAGCTCAGCATGGGCCAACATGTTTCAGCATGGCTTAGCACAGGTCGACATGGGTCAAGAGCAACTGAGTAATGTGGGTCAACACAGATCTCCCCACATGGATCAGTGTGGAGCAACATGGGTCAACACAGAGTGACACACGTCAACGCGCCAACACAGACGAATATGGATCAACGTGGGCCAACAGGGATCAACGGATCAGTAGTGACATGGGCAAACACAGGCTGATGCAGATCTCGTCAGCTCATCAGCACGGAGTGACACGGGTCAACACAGAGGGACATGGGCACGTGTCCCAAACCTCCTCACTCTGAATGTCCCTGCTGCCTCCGTGTCCCCTCCTCCAGTGTCACCATCCCATTGTCACCATCCCCGTTCCCTCATCATAGCAACCCCACTGCCCCGAGTCTTTGTCCCGCCAGCATCCTCACCCATCCATGTCTTCATCTCCACGTGTCCCCCTGCCCCCACTGTCCCCCATCAGAAGGACCTACCCAGGACCTTCTCTCCCTACACCCCCCTGAGGAGCCACGTGGACCCTGCGTCTCCACCGCGCTCCTTACCGGAGTGGATGAACATGTGCTTGGTGTAGTTCTTGCGGGAGCTGAAGGTCTTCTGGCAGTGGCCACACTGGTAGGACGGCTCAGGGCGACGCGAGGGGCCGGCCCGCGGCACCTTGGGGACCAGGGGGACGCCACCACTCGTCCCCCCCTCCGCAAACCCCTCCTCGTAGAGGGGCGGCACCTGGGGGGCGAACCCCAGGCTGCTCCCCCCCAGCGCCATCTCCGTCCCAAAAGCCGGACCCCTCCCCGATGCCTCCAGGCTGCACTCAGGTCCCACCTTGCCCCCGTCGTCACCCGGCCAAGGCGGCAGGAAGGCGTCGGAGAAGACGTCGGGGGCACCAAAAAACGGCGGCTCTTCAGCAGGGAACGGCACCGGGGGTGCCGAGCCTTCCTCATTGGCtgcccccacctcctcctcctcctccttgacCGGCAGCTGGAGCCGCAGCGGCTGCCTCTGCTTGCGGCTGTGACAGCTGGGCGGCCCGAAGTAGTCACCGTGCTCCGGCGGTGGCATCAGGAGCTCACGGAGCTTGTGGTGAGCGTCAGCGGGCGCCGGCGGCacgggcggcgggcgggcgggcggcagcACCTTGGGGCTGCGGCTCTGCGAGATGATCTGGGTGCACTCGTCGATGACCGTCTTGATTTGTAGGATGGAGGCGGCGGTGAGGATCTGCAGAGCTTCGGACTGGGCCACCACCAGGCACCCGCTGTACATGAACTCCACCAGCTGCCGCACGGCCCCGCTGGGGACGACGGGTGGCACCTCGATGGCCGAGTGACCCAAGAGCAGCTTGTCGTGGAAGAAGGGGCTGCCGGCAGCCAGGACGCAGCGGTGGGCGCGCAGCGTGGCCTCGCGGATGCGCACGGTCACGTCGCAGAAGTGGCCGCCCAGGCGCTGCCCGTTGAGGGTCTCCAGCAGCGAGCGGCTGAAGTTCTGCAGGTGGATGTAGTGCACGGCCTCCGCCATGGCAGCGGGGACAGCGCGGGCCGGGGAGGCCGCTGGGGCCGTCGCTGAGGCCTGGAGGTACCTGGGGGAAGAGCGAGAGGGGCTGAGGACGCCTTGTGTGAGGtgtcagcagggctggggggcacgGGGACGCCTTACGGGGGAGGCACGAGGGGTCGGGGACACCGTGTGGGGCCGACGCCAGGGTGTGGGGACACCGTGGAAGGACCCCAGTGGGGCACGGGGATCCCACATCGCCTCAGGGGATGTCACCGGGCCCTGCGGGCGCCTCGCGTGACGTCAGCGGGCGTTGGTGACGTCATTGGAGCCGGGGACACCCCAGGGGCCGGGGACGCCCGCAGAGGGCGGGGCCTCACTCACCTCGCGCCCGCGGCAGCCGCTGCCACCCCCCACGCCCCGaagcgccgccgccgccgcttcCGGCCGCCGCGCCTGCGCCACTTCCGGCCGAAGGGGGGGGCTGTGCGGAAGTGAGAGACGAGCATAGAGACGGGGGAGCGGGCGCGGtcctcccgccgccgcctccgcaCCATAGAGACGGGCCGGGGGGAGTCCCAGAGAgaacccacagagccccataggcGCCTTCGCAGGGACTCCAAAGACCTTACAGACCCCCATAAGGACCCTGTGGTGCCCCAGTCCCCTGTGGAGACCCATGAGGACCCCCGTAGGTCCCTATAGACCCCTGTGAGGACCCTGCAGAGCCCCCTGTAGATTCCCATTAGAGCTTGGATGGTGAGCATCTGGGTCCCCTATATGGCCTGGATCCCTCACTGGTCTCTGTAGATACTGGCTGCCATATACATTCCGATGAAGAGCCACACAGGTTTGAGTTCCCCTATGGAGCCCTACGGGGAGAACCTGGTCCTCCTATGAACCTGCGTTGGGGCCTTCCCCCTACCAGTATCCCCCTATAGGGCCTGGATCCCCTATGGACCTCCTTAGGGCACAGATGGTTGGGAGATCCCCATAGGGATCCCCACGGGTCCTGGACCCTCTGTGTAGACCTGTGTTGATCCATGCTGACTCATGTTGGTGCAGTGCTGATCTATTTTGACCCGTGTTTGTTGACCCATCATCCTGAGGCACGTTGATCTGTGTTTGATCTGTGTTGGCTCCTGTGTTGCAGTTGATCCCTGTTGATCGGCTTTCACCAATGTTGCTCTTTGTTAACCCATATTAATCTGTGTTAACCCATGTAGGTCCATGTTGACCTGTGTCAACCCACGTTGGTCCATGTTGTCTCCTGCAGTTGATCCCTGTTGTCCTGCTTTCACCTATGTTGCTCCTCATTGACCTATATTGATCTATGTTGACCCGTGTCACTCTGCTGCTCCATTTGGACCTGCACGGGCCTGTGTTGACTGATGTCAATCTGTGCCGACCCACGTCAACCCATGTTGGTCCCCGTTGACCCATGTTGATCTGTGCTGACCTGTGTTGAGCTGTGTCACCCCCATTTGACCCGCACTAAACAAATGACCAGGTGCACCAATGTCTGAATGCTTGGGTGCACCACGGAGATGCTTGGGTGCTCCATGAAGATGCTTGAGCAACCCATGGAGATGCCTTGTTGCTCCATGGAGATGCTTGGGTGCTCCGAGGAGGTGTTTGAGGAGCCCTTGGGTGATGCTTGGGTGCTCCAAGAGGTACTTGGGTACCCCAAAAACATGCTTGGTGGTCCAAGGAGATGGATATGTACCCAGGGAAATGCTCAGTTCCACAAAGAGATTCTTGGGTGCTCCAGGGAGGTTCTCAGGTGCCCTTGGAGATCCTTTTGTCCCTGTTCTACGCTTGGGTGCCCACTTCTATGCTTGGATGCCCCAGAAAGATGCTTTGGGTGCTCAGGGAGGTGCCCATGCCCCTGGGGCGAGGGCTGGACCTGATGCCACACGGGGCAGAACTGATGTCCCTGTCCACCTGTGTCCCCTGGGGGGTGGGCGGGCACTGGGTAgagcctgggggggggggagcccAAGGGGAGGTGGGAGGTTCCTTGTGTCCTCCTATGCCCGCGGCGTGGGTGGCACCGGCAGTGCCACACTTGGCACCGCAGGGACGTAACAAAGTGAGGAGATACCGGGGTGGTATCTGTCAACCCCCTCCTCAACCCTAAGGACTCctatggggtgggggggggttgTGCTATTATTGTAGTGTCTCCCCAGCTTCTGTGTCGTTGAACCCCCACCAGTTTGGGTCGTGATGGATGAGGGACCCCTCAAGCTGGCACAGGTGAGTGGGGACTGGGGCAGGGGGCAGTGAAGGGATTTGGGGAACCCCCTCACCCCTTCCCAGGTGGCCCAGACATTGAGGGAGGGGGCTGGGGTCTGAGAGAGATCCAAATGTGGGTGGGCCTCCGTGACTGGAGAGAGAGGTGAACGTAAGGATTTGGGGGAGCTCCCACCCAGAGAACCCAGATGTCCATTGTGGGGGGATGTAGGGATATGGGGAGCCCCCACCCAGCAGAACTAAGGGTCCAGGAGGGGGACAGTTGTCTGGGAGGGTGAATCAAGGAATTTAGGTACCCCCTCAGCTATGGGACCCAGATTCTGGGGAGAATGCAAGGTCCGAGAGAGGGTGACTGATGCTGGGGGGATCACCCAGGTTTGGGATGGGAACCCTGATGTCCTGGGTGCGGGGTGCAGAGATTTCAGAGACCCCTCCACAATTCACCACAGGGGAGAGAAACAGGGATCTGGGGACCCGCAGCACCCATAGGGAccctccttcccccttttcccttatCAGGGCCCCAGACACCCCCGTCCCCCCCCTCCCCTGGCCCCATTGGcccccagccagccccagggctggaATTGGGACACGGGGCGGGGACAGGGCCACTGCTGACCCTGAGCCAACGCTCCTCTACTTCCAGCGTGGGAAAGTACCCAGGGTTtgggggtggggtgggttggggcAGGAAAGACGCCCCCAGAACCCCCCCAGGTGACCCCTTGTCCCTTCCCCCTCCAGGCCAAGCACCGGCGGGACCTGGAGGCGGAGCTTCGTGACCTCAGCAACCAGGTGGGCGGGGCCTGGAAGGAggggtgccccccccccccgggctgTCACTCACACCGTGTGCCCGCCCCCTGCAGGTGGCAGCGCTGGGGCGGAGCCTGGCGCACGAGAGGGGGCGGAGCTTGGCAGAGGGCGGGGCCTTGAGAGCCCTCGAGATCGCGGTGGGCGGAGCCAAAGCCCGAGTGGGCGGAGCCTTCCGGGCCCGGGATCGAGCATGGGAGCggctgaggcagcagcaggtgggcGGGGTCAGCGCTGGGGGTGTGGCCAGGCCTGGGGCGGGGCCTGGCAGTGGGGTGGGGCTTTTGcggagggggcgtggcctcaCGCAGCCCCCGCCTTCCCAGGAGGCGGGGCGCGTGTTGTGGGCGGAGCTAGAGGCAGCACGCGCGGCGCGGGAAAGGGCGGAGCTCCGGGCGCAGGAGGCGGAGTCACAGTGCCGGGACAAGGAGGCGGAGCTGGAGCGACTGCGGCAGGTGGGCGGGGCCacggggagggggcggggctaCGGCNNNNNNNNNNNNNNNNNNNNNNNNNNNNNNNNNNNNNNNNNNNNNNNNNNNNNNNNNNNNNNNNNNNNNNNNNNNNNNNNNNNNNNNNNNNNNNNNNNNNNNNNNNNNNNNNNNNNNNNNNNNNNNNNNNNNNNNNNNNNNNNNNNNNNNNNNNNNNNNNNNNNNNNNNNNNNNNNNNNNNNNNNNNNNNNNNNNNNNNNNNNNNNNNNNNNNNNNNNNNNNNNNNNNNNNNNNNNNNNNNNNNNNNNNNNNNNNNNNNNNNNNNNNNNNNNNNNNNNNNNNNNNNNNNNNNNNNNNNNNNNNNNNNNNNNNNNNNNNNNNNNNNNNNNNNNNNNNNNNNNNNNNNNNNNNNNNNNNNNNNNNNNNNNNNNNNNNNNNNNNNNNNNNNNNNNNNNNNNNNNNNNNNNNNNNNNNNNNCAGGGTGCCCCCACTGTGTGTTCCTTATGGCCCCTATAGTGCGTCCCTTATATCCCCTATACATCCCCTATAGCCCCCACTGTGCGTCCCGTAAGCCCCTGTGCTACAAACCCTATAGACTCCATTCAATATCTTCTATACTCCTTATGGCGCATCCCCTATAGCCCCCATAGTTTCTCCCCTATATTCCCCGTGGCACGTCCCCTATCACCCCCACAGCGTGCTCCTTACAGCCCCATGCCCTGTCCCCTATAGCCCCCATCATGTGCCCCCTATATTCCCCACAGCATGTCTCCTATAGGCCCCATCGTCTGCCCCCTATGTTCCCTGTGCCATACCCCCAATATCCCCCCATAATGCACCCCGTGCAGCCCCACTCCACCTCCCCCGCAGTGCACCCTCCACATGCCCCACGGCACATCCCCTATATACCCCCCCCTTGCCCCATGCCTACCACTGCCCCTATAGCCCCTATGGGTGCAGGGAGGGCCGCGatcctgtggggctgcaggcgGCGCTGGCAGAACTGAGGGAGCACAACCGGGAGCTGCGGCAGCGCCTGCACCAGCGGCACGAGGAGGTGGGTGCCTATAGGGCACCTATGGGGGCACCCATGGGGAACGTATGGGGGTATCTAGGGGGGTATGTATGGGGGATGTAAAGGCGTACCTATGGGAGTAACTATGGGGGTATCTACAGGGGTACATAGAGGGATACCTATGGGGGATGTATGGGGGTACATGTGGGGGTAAGTATGGGAGGCACCTGTATGGGTACCTATGGGAGTACTTATGGGGGGCACCTATAGGGGTACTTATAGGGCGTATATGGGGGTATCTACGGGGATACCCATGGGGGTACCAATGGGAGCATCTATAGGGGCAGCTGGGCGGGTATCTACAGAGGTATGTATGGGGGATGTATGGGCGTACCTATAGGGGTAACTATGGGGGACAAATAGGGTATAGGGGGAAGTATGGGGGTACATCTATGGGTACCTATGGGAGTACTTATGGAGGTACCTATAGGGGTACTTATGGGAGCACCTGTGGGGGTACCTATGGGGAATGTATGGAGGGACCTATGGGGTTACCTATGGGGGGCACCTAGAGGGGTACCTATGTCAGCTCCTATGGGTGGGTGGGGAAAGTGCAGGTCCCTATGGGGGACTCTATAGGGGACATAGAGGTGGTGCAAGGTGCATGTTGGGACCGATGGGtgcccccagcactgacccccgCCCCCCATGCAGGCGCAGGAGCTGCAGCGGGCGCTGATGGGCGCACAGGCACGAGCCCGGGCAGCGGCGGAGGCACGGGCACAGCTGGAGCGGGAGCagcgggggctgcaggggcgGCTGCAGCACCCTGGGGTGCCCCCGCACCCGGCTGAGGCCACCCTGCGTGCCCGCTGCTTccacctgcaggagctgctgcagcgcGAGGCGGGGTGAGACATGGGGTCCTTGGGGTGCTCCTGGGTGGTCTTAGGTGGGCTTGGGTGGCCCTACGGTGCTCCAAGGTCGTCTCTTGGTGGTCCCAAGGAGGTCCTGGGTGGCCCCAGGGTGGTCCCAAGGTGGTCCATCATGGGCTTGTGTAGTCCAAATTGGTCCTGGGTGATCCAAGATGGTCCCAGTGTGGCCAAGGGTGGTCCCAGAATGTCCCGTGGTGTCCCAGGGAACTATTGGGTGGCCTCAGGGTGGCCCCAAGGTGGCCCAAGGGTCAACCCAAGTTGTCCCATGGTGACTCAAGGTAGGCTTGGGTGGTCCCAGGATCGCCAAGGGTGGTCCAGCATGGGCTTGAGTGGTCCCAGGGTGGTCCAAAGTCCCCCAGTGTGGGCTTAGATGGCCCCAGTGTTGTCCAAGGTGGTTCCAGGATGTCCCAAGGTGGCCAAGGGTGGTCCCAGAATGTCCAGTGGGACCCAAGGCGATATTGGATGGTGTCAGGTTGGTCCCAAGGTGGTCTAGCATAGGCTTGGGTGGCCCCAGCGTGGTCTGAGATGATCCTAGGGTGATCCAAGATGGTCCCAGGGTGGTCCGAGGTGGCCCAGTCTGGTCAGCAATGATCCCATGGTGGTCCCAAGGTGGTCCAGCACGGGCTTGGGTGGCCCCAGGGTGGCCAAGGGTGGTCCCAGAATATCCCACAGTGCTCGTAGTGTCCCCAGGGCCACCCCCATATCCTCCCCATGGGTGCCAGTGGGCGCCatggggcacccatgggtgctaTGGGGTGACGTGTTGGGGCCCACGGGCGCAGGGCACGGGCGGCACTGGCGCGGGCATCGCGGGCAGCAGGACGGCGGCTGCGGGTGCTGCTGGCGGAGGTGGAGGAGCAGCGGCTGCGGGGGGAGCGCTACCGCCTGCAGGTGGGTGACGTCGTGTGGGGTCACATCGCGTGTGGGGGGACATGACGTCATGGGGGTGACATCACACATGGGTGTGTGACGTCATGAGGGCGACACCACGGGTGTCTCCATGTTCTCCCATGCTCTGTGTCCTCTTGTCTCCCCATGGGTTTTCACatgccccatgtccccatgtgtcccccccacaccccatgtccccacatcgGGGACATGGGGCCTATGGGACCCTATGTCCCCacatgtccccgtgtccccacatgtccccatgtcccacacCCCATGTCCCACACCTGATGCCCCTacatgtccccatgtctcctCAAGTCCCCATctccccacatgtccccatgaccccaccccatgtccctctgtccttcaacccatgtccccataccccatgtccccacgtccccacagGCGGAAGCCACCGAGGCAGCGGAGCGTGCCCTCCGGGAGCAGGTGGCGGTGGTGGCAGCGGGGACAGCGCGTGCCCATGCCCAGGGACACCGCCTGCGCCAGGCGCTGGAGGACATCGGGGACGGCACCGCTGCCACCGCGTGCCACGTGGCCGCCCTGCGGGTCCGCCTCAGGTGGGGCCTATGGGACCCTATGGCACCCTATTGCCCTCCACAGCTCCTATAACGCCCTATAGTCCCTATAGCATCATATAGGCCCACCACAGCCCGTATAGCACCTTATAGCCTGTATAGTATCCTATAGCCCCCCACAACCCCTGTAGCACCCTATGGGTCTCATATAACACCCTCTAGCCCCATATGGGTCCAGGACAGGTTGTATGGGGCCGGGGACTATGGAGCTGTTgtggggggctgtggggggctGTGTAGGGTGAGGGGGACTGTGGGGTGGGCTCTGTGGGGGCTGTGTAGGGCCAGACTATGAGGCAGCGGGGAGCTCTCTGGGCCCCCCTGAcctcccctttccccccctCAAGGTGTGACCCACTGACGCTGTCCCGCACCGTGCGCCGCATGCTGCGGGGGGAGGACGAGGACAGTGAGGAGAGCGGGGACAGTGACATCGGCGGGGGGCACGACACCATCCCTGGGGAGCAGCCCTAAAAGGGACCCCCCTGGGGTCAGCTTCANNNNNNNNNNNNNNNNNNNNNNNNNNNNNNNNNNNNNNNNNNNNNNNNNNNNNNNNNNNNNNNNNNNNNNNNNNNNNNNNNNNNNNNNNNNNNNNNNNNNNNNNNNNNNNNNNNNNNNNNNNNNNNNNNNNNNNNNNNNNNNNNNNNNNNNNNNNNNNNNNNNNNNNNNNNNNNNNNNNNNNNNNNNNNNNNNNNNNNNNNNNNNNNNNNNNNNNccccccccacccccagcagcaTTTTAAGCACCATAAATTAGATTTGCCTTGAAACGCTCCAAATcctgtttttttggggggtgggagggCGCAGTTTGGGGGCTGggaccccccccctccccttaTAGTGGGGTCCACATCAATGGGGGGGGGTGCCGTATAAGGAGGTGGGCGGGGATTCGGTTGGCCAATGGCAGCGCGGCATGCAAATGAGGGGGGTTGGCAGCGCAGTCAATGAGGAGGGAGAGGCGGGGCACGGCGGAATCCTCGCGAGGGGTAGGCGTTCTCGCGAGACTTGTGGGCGGGCGGGGGGCAGAGGGAGGCGCTCTCGCGAGGCGCGGGCGTTCTCGCGCGATTTGGGAAGGGCGCTCTCGCGAGGCGCGGGCGTTCTCGCGAGAACTGGAGTTGGAGGCGGTGGCGGCGGCGCCGGGATGGGAGCGCCGAGGTGAGGCCGCGGCCCGCACCGGGGAACCTGGGCACGGCCCCGCCCCCCGACACACCCCCACGTCCCAACCCCGACCCCCAGGGGCGGGGTCACACCCTCCCCCCGGTCTCGGGTGGGGTCTTCCCCGTTGGCCCCTTCTGGCCGCCCCCCTTAGCAACCGCGGCCCTTAGCAACGCGCTCCCCCCGGGTCTtcctggggggtggggggggaggtCTCCAAGAGGGCTCAGGAGTTTTGGGGGGCGGCGGAGAGCACCTGTGGGTCTATGGGGCGGGGGATGGGAGGGATCTGGGGGGGTCACCTGTGCATTCTGTGGGGCTCTGAGGGTTCTGTGTGGGGCCCAAGGGGCcagctgtgggtctggggggATATTGATGGCTCTGaggggtctctatggggtcatAGCGGGTTTCGGACATCTCCAGGGGGGGTCTGGTGTAGCTCTGGGGATGGATTGCGGGGCGTCTGTGTGTCTGGGAGGGGCTCAGgggactgtgtgtgtgtgtgggggggggt harbors:
- the LOC110391004 gene encoding zinc finger protein 629-like isoform X1: MSPKLPPETPVSPEYGHQESLYLCPSPRGQQGTTPALVTRTGTHKAIGDTRRGSTCRQICLQKLCLSPRGHQGAATSTLLTYPCRHMDLETPHIQLWTPQFRALPRWEPRGGKGRQQRGLLCGGSAERVNTIESRSAERRGAALGGTRVLPGVRVEGGGGCVTVEAMEQPDEPLRVWDGDGDTEPGDHQGTVETPEVDTPDSLMTSPLPPPSPELDWPWGLPPTSPPSARKPYKCTECGKAFGQSSHLMRHLGTHTGEKPYKCGACTKSFTQNSNLLQHQRTHTGEKPYECSACGKRFGWSSNLSQHRRLHSGQKPFQCTQCDKRFSESSRLVEHQRTHTGEKPYLCPDCPKTFSRSSHLVRHRRLHAAEQGPSPALAVRQGL
- the ZBTB45 gene encoding zinc finger and BTB domain-containing protein 45 encodes the protein MAEAVHYIHLQNFSRSLLETLNGQRLGGHFCDVTVRIREATLRAHRCVLAAGSPFFHDKLLLGHSAIEVPPVVPSGAVRQLVEFMYSGCLVVAQSEALQILTAASILQIKTVIDECTQIISQSRSPKVLPPARPPPVPPAPADAHHKLRELLMPPPEHGDYFGPPSCHSRKQRQPLRLQLPVKEEEEEVGAANEEGSAPPVPFPAEEPPFFGAPDVFSDAFLPPWPGDDGGKVGPECSLEASGRGPAFGTEMALGGSSLGFAPQVPPLYEEGFAEGGTSGGVPLVPKVPRAGPSRRPEPSYQCGHCQKTFSSRKNYTKHMFIHSGEKPHQCSICWRSFSLRDYLLKHMVTHTGVRAFQCSVCCKRFTQKSSLNVHMRTHRAERFQCRFCTKGFSHRTLLERHAAATHPVPPPGPPPGPPPPDTKGVGVSHSHVA
- the LOC110391011 gene encoding uncharacterized protein LOC110391011 — translated: MGAQARARAAAEARAQLEREQRGLQGRLQHPGVPPHPAEATLRARCFHLQELLQREAGARAALARASRAAGRRLRVLLAEVEEQRLRGERYRLQAEATEAAERALREQVAVVAAGTARAHAQGHRLRQALEDIGDGTAATACHVAALRVRLRCDPLTLSRTVRRMLRGEDEDSEESGDSDIGGGHDTIPGEQP